Part of the Gemmatimonadales bacterium genome, ATCCATTTCCACATCGATGCCCCTCGGTTCGGATTCGCGGCGGAACGTAACCCCGGGCGGGGCGAAGAATGCAACTCGCGACGCCCCGGCCACGTCCGGCATCTATACTCTTGCCATGACCAAAGCCGTGACCATGGACGCCATGTCCCTACCGGAAGCCGATGCCCTGATCGCCCGAGCCAAGCTCGGCGATCCTGTGGCGCTGGAAGCGCTCTATCGAGCGCATTCGACGGCCGTGTACAATCTGGCCCGGCGCATCTGCCGGACCACCGAAGACGCGGAAGACATCCTCCAGGAGACCTTCTTCGAGGTATGTCGTAGTATCCGCAACTACCGAGGCGATGGTTCCATCTGGGGATGGATCCGGAGCGTGGCATCCAGCAAGGCGCTGATGCGGCTCCGGCGGAACAAGTATCGCGATACCGATG contains:
- a CDS encoding sigma-70 family RNA polymerase sigma factor, whose protein sequence is MTKAVTMDAMSLPEADALIARAKLGDPVALEALYRAHSTAVYNLARRICRTTEDAEDILQETFFEVCRSIRNYRGDGSIWGWIRSVASSKALMRLRRNKYRDTDELDDDLTPARSASAALRMDLETALQQLSDTARAVVWLHDVEGYTHEEIAGQMGKTASFSKSQLARAHARLRVWLGEEAAV